One region of Quercus lobata isolate SW786 chromosome 2, ValleyOak3.0 Primary Assembly, whole genome shotgun sequence genomic DNA includes:
- the LOC115977281 gene encoding translation initiation factor IF3-4, chloroplastic encodes MAGITSTCSSSSSSFCFKPFLTKTTPFSTLESKLFGLRFSNPNSVNSNSVSLSSSVSAITARYGGGSRPSGPGGSRRFQKSNSDDEQALDISSIRSATVRLIDAKQNMVGVVSTNEAIQMAESAELDLVILSPEADPPVVKIMDYNKYRYEQQKKKREQQKKSAANRMDMKELKMGYNIDQHDYSVRLKAARKFLNDGDKVKIIVNLKGRENDFRNIAIELIRRFQNDVGELATEEAKNFRDRNIFIILVPNKALQQKAQEPPKKKDKSAVNEVSASSV; translated from the exons ATGGCTGGGATCACCAGCACttgcagcagcagcagcagcagcttTTGCTTTAAACCTTTCCTAACCAAAACGACACCGTTTTCCACACTCGAATCCAAGCTCTTCGGGCTCCGCTTTTCAAACCCTAATTCCGTAAACTCGAACTCAGTCTCTCTCTCCTCGAGTGTTTCCGCGATCACCGCCCGATACGGCGGCGGGTCCCGCCCCTCCGGTCCCGGAGGTTCCAGGCGGTTTCAGAAGAGCAACTCCGATGACGAACAAGCCCTAGACATCTCCTCCATTAG GTCAGCTACGGTGAGGTTAATTGATGCGAAGCAGAATATG GTAGGAGTGGTTTCCACAAATGAGGCTATTCAAATGGCTGAGAGTGCTGAGCTTGATCTG GTTATATTATCCCCAGAAGCAGATCCTCCTGTTGTCAAAATAATGGATTACAA tAAATATAGATATGAacagcaaaagaagaaaagagaacaGCAGAAGAAAAGCGCTG CCAATCGCATGGATATGAAGGAGCTCAAAATGGG TTACAATATTGATCAACATGACTATTCTGTGCGTTTGAAAGCTGCTAGGAAGTTTTTGAACGATGGCGACAAG GTTAAGATTATAGTGAACCTCAAAGGTCGTGAAAATGATTTCAGGAATATCGCAATTGAGCTTATTAGACGTTTTCAGAATGATGTTGGGGAG CTTGCAACTGAGGAGGCCAAAAACTTCCGTGACCGgaacatatttataattttggttCCAAATAAGGCTCTTCAGCAAAAAGCTCAAGAACcaccaaagaaaaaagataagtcAGCTGTAAATGAAGTCTCAGCTAGTAGTGTCTGA